The Brenneria rubrifaciens genome has a window encoding:
- the zapB gene encoding septal ring assembly protein ZapB, with protein sequence MSFEVFEKLEAKVQQAIDTITLLQMEIEELKEQNSALSQEVQSAAGSREALVRENEQLKEEQQVWQDRLRALLGKMEEV encoded by the coding sequence ATGTCATTTGAAGTGTTTGAAAAGCTGGAAGCGAAAGTTCAGCAGGCGATTGATACGATCACGCTGTTACAAATGGAAATCGAAGAGCTGAAAGAACAAAACAGCGCGTTGTCACAAGAGGTCCAGTCAGCGGCGGGTTCCCGTGAAGCGCTGGTACGCGAGAACGAACAACTGAAAGAAGAGCAGCAGGTATGGCAAGACCGTTTGCGTGCGCTGCTCGGCAAGATGGAAGAAGTTTAA
- a CDS encoding 1,4-dihydroxy-2-naphthoate polyprenyltransferase, which yields MTSSTHSSITKAWLDSLRPKTLPLAFASIVTGSAIASWHSGFKPGVALLALFTAGLLQILSNLANDYGDAVKGSDTAERIGPLRGIQTGAISLIQLRNALVATVVLTIISGVSLVIIACEKPGDIIGFLILGLLAILAAITYTVGNRPYGYIGLGDISVLIFFGWLSVAGSYYLQTGHFDSIVMLPATACGLLATAVLNINNLRDIDNDRLSGKNTLAVRLGAQKARCYHTLLLMLAPFCLGLFAMLYLNSLAGWLFLLTLPLLLKQAIYVLRETSAFSMRPMLEKTVKGALLTNILFAVGVMLS from the coding sequence ATGACCTCATCAACCCACAGCAGTATAACTAAGGCCTGGCTGGATAGTCTGCGTCCAAAAACGTTGCCATTAGCTTTCGCTTCTATTGTCACCGGTTCCGCGATTGCAAGCTGGCACAGCGGTTTTAAACCAGGCGTCGCGTTGCTGGCGTTATTCACGGCGGGATTACTGCAAATTCTTTCCAATTTGGCCAATGACTATGGGGATGCGGTAAAAGGCAGCGACACCGCAGAGCGCATCGGGCCATTACGCGGCATCCAAACCGGCGCCATTAGTCTTATCCAGTTGCGAAATGCGCTGGTCGCCACCGTGGTACTGACCATTATATCCGGCGTATCGCTGGTGATTATCGCCTGTGAAAAACCCGGCGATATCATCGGTTTTCTGATTCTGGGGTTGTTGGCTATTCTCGCCGCCATCACCTATACCGTCGGCAATCGACCTTACGGCTACATCGGGCTGGGCGATATTTCGGTGCTGATATTTTTCGGCTGGCTCAGCGTTGCCGGTTCTTATTACCTGCAAACCGGCCATTTCGACAGCATCGTCATGTTGCCGGCCACCGCTTGCGGTCTGCTCGCGACCGCCGTATTGAACATTAATAACCTGCGTGATATCGATAACGACCGTCTCAGCGGAAAGAACACGCTGGCCGTTCGTCTTGGCGCGCAAAAAGCCCGCTGTTATCACACGCTGCTGTTAATGCTGGCCCCGTTCTGTCTGGGCCTGTTCGCCATGCTTTACCTGAACAGTCTGGCTGGCTGGCTTTTTCTCCTGACGCTGCCTTTGCTGCTTAAGCAGGCCATTTACGTTCTGCGCGAAACCAGCGCATTCAGTATGCGTCCAATGCTGGAAAAAACCGTCAAGGGCGCGTTGCTGACCAACATCCTGTTCGCTGTCGGGGTTATGCTCAGCTAA
- the hslU gene encoding HslU--HslV peptidase ATPase subunit, with the protein MSEMTPREIVNELDSYIVGQHKAKRAVAIALRNRWRRTQLEETLRHEVTPKNILMIGPTGVGKTEIARRLAKLANAPFIKVEATKFTEVGYVGKEVDSIIRDLTDSAIKMVRQQSIEKNRYRAEELAEERILDVLIPPAKNNWGQSEENPEPSAARQAFRKKLREGQLDDKEIEIDLAASPVGVEIMAPPGMEEMTNQLQSMFQNLAGQKQKTRKVKIKEAFKLLVEEEAGKLVNPEELKQQAIEAVEQHGIVFIDEIDKICKRGESTGPDVSREGVQRDLLPLVEGCTVSTKHGMVKTDHILFIASGAFQVASPSDLIPELQGRLPIRVELQALTTEDFERILTEPSASLTEQYKALMATEGVDIEFSAEGIRRIAEAAWQVNERTENIGARRLHTVLERLVEDISYDASEMNGQNVTIDADYVRSHLDELVADEDLSRFIL; encoded by the coding sequence ATGTCTGAAATGACCCCGCGCGAAATAGTCAACGAACTTGATAGCTATATTGTCGGTCAGCACAAGGCCAAACGTGCCGTGGCGATTGCCCTGCGTAACCGCTGGCGTCGGACGCAACTGGAAGAAACGCTGCGCCATGAAGTCACGCCTAAAAACATTCTGATGATCGGTCCGACCGGCGTCGGTAAAACCGAAATTGCCCGCCGCCTGGCTAAACTGGCCAATGCGCCATTCATCAAGGTCGAAGCCACCAAGTTCACCGAAGTCGGTTATGTGGGTAAAGAAGTCGACTCGATCATCCGCGATCTGACGGATTCAGCGATAAAAATGGTACGTCAGCAGTCCATTGAGAAAAACCGTTACCGCGCAGAAGAACTGGCGGAAGAGCGTATTCTTGATGTCCTGATCCCGCCGGCGAAAAACAACTGGGGACAGTCGGAGGAAAACCCTGAACCTTCCGCTGCTCGTCAGGCTTTTCGCAAGAAGCTGCGCGAAGGTCAGTTAGACGATAAAGAAATTGAAATCGATCTGGCCGCCTCACCGGTAGGGGTTGAAATCATGGCGCCTCCCGGCATGGAAGAGATGACCAATCAGTTGCAATCCATGTTTCAGAACCTGGCGGGTCAAAAACAGAAAACCCGTAAAGTGAAAATCAAGGAAGCGTTCAAATTGTTGGTGGAAGAAGAAGCCGGCAAGCTGGTGAATCCTGAAGAGCTGAAACAGCAAGCTATTGAGGCGGTCGAACAACACGGCATCGTTTTTATTGATGAGATCGATAAAATCTGTAAACGCGGCGAAAGCACCGGCCCGGACGTCTCCCGTGAAGGCGTACAGCGCGATCTGCTGCCACTGGTTGAAGGTTGTACCGTCTCGACCAAACACGGCATGGTCAAAACCGACCATATCCTGTTTATCGCGTCAGGCGCCTTCCAGGTTGCCAGTCCGTCCGACCTGATCCCGGAATTGCAGGGGCGGTTGCCGATTCGTGTTGAATTGCAGGCGCTGACGACGGAAGATTTTGAGCGGATCCTGACGGAGCCGAGCGCATCACTGACTGAGCAGTATAAAGCGCTGATGGCGACGGAAGGCGTCGACATTGAGTTTTCCGCAGAGGGTATTCGCCGTATCGCTGAAGCCGCATGGCAGGTTAACGAACGTACCGAAAACATCGGCGCACGTCGTTTGCATACCGTTTTGGAGCGTCTGGTTGAAGATATCTCTTATGATGCCAGCGAAATGAATGGTCAAAATGTTACCATTGACGCAGATTACGTACGTAGTCACCTGGATGAACTAGTAGCAGATGAAGATCTGAGCCGATTTATCTTATAA
- the hslV gene encoding ATP-dependent protease subunit HslV encodes MTTIVSVRRNGHVVIGGDGQATQGNTVMKGNVRKVRRLYNDHVIAGFAGGTADAFTLFELFERKLEIHQGHLVKAAVELAKDWRTDRMLRRLEALLAVADENASLIITGNGDVVQPENDLIAIGSGGPYAQAASRALLENTELSARDIVEKSLGIAGDICIYTNQFHTIEELASKA; translated from the coding sequence GTGACAACTATTGTAAGTGTACGCCGCAACGGCCACGTGGTCATTGGCGGTGATGGGCAAGCCACGCAGGGCAACACCGTCATGAAAGGAAACGTGCGTAAAGTTCGCCGTCTCTACAACGATCACGTTATTGCAGGCTTTGCGGGCGGTACGGCGGATGCGTTTACCCTGTTTGAACTTTTCGAGCGCAAACTGGAAATACATCAAGGGCACCTGGTGAAAGCGGCAGTAGAGCTGGCGAAGGACTGGCGTACCGATCGCATGCTGCGCCGGCTTGAAGCCTTACTTGCCGTTGCTGATGAAAATGCTTCACTGATTATCACGGGTAATGGCGATGTCGTGCAGCCGGAAAACGACCTGATTGCTATCGGCTCTGGTGGTCCGTACGCCCAGGCCGCCTCTCGGGCCTTACTCGAAAACACAGAATTAAGCGCACGGGATATTGTCGAGAAGTCGCTAGGGATTGCTGGCGATATCTGCATCTACACCAACCAGTTCCACACGATTGAAGAATTAGCCTCGAAGGCGTAA
- the cytR gene encoding DNA-binding transcriptional regulator CytR codes for MDQKKDVATATMKDVADKAGVSTATVSRTLMNPEKVSAATRKKVEQAVVTVGYSPHALARNLKRHETRTILTIVPDICDPFFSEIFRGIEETAAEHGYLVLIGDCAHQRQKEKTFVDLFLTKQIDGMLLLGSDLPFDAGKEEQRNLPPMVMANEFAPELELPTVHIDNLTAAFEAVHYLQQLGHQRIACIAGPEHMHLSRYRLQGYVQALRRSGITIDNQYIFQGDFTYETGVNGLIALMKHPLPPSAIFCHSDIMALGVLSQAKKMGLDIPRDISVIGFDDIAQARYCWPPLTTVAQPRYQIGREAMLLLLEQLHGNTVRSGSRLMTSELVIRESSAALNYSRNRL; via the coding sequence TTGGATCAGAAGAAAGACGTCGCCACAGCGACAATGAAAGACGTAGCGGACAAGGCCGGCGTATCCACCGCCACGGTTTCCCGCACGTTGATGAATCCAGAAAAGGTCTCCGCGGCCACCCGAAAAAAAGTGGAACAAGCGGTCGTTACCGTAGGGTACTCTCCCCATGCACTGGCCAGAAACCTGAAACGTCATGAAACGCGAACCATCTTGACCATCGTGCCGGATATCTGCGATCCCTTCTTTTCTGAAATATTCAGAGGCATTGAAGAGACAGCGGCAGAGCATGGCTATCTGGTTCTCATTGGCGACTGCGCGCATCAACGCCAGAAAGAAAAAACCTTTGTTGATTTGTTCCTCACCAAACAAATTGACGGCATGCTGCTGCTGGGTTCAGACCTGCCGTTCGATGCCGGAAAAGAAGAACAGCGCAACCTTCCCCCGATGGTCATGGCCAATGAATTTGCACCGGAATTGGAATTGCCGACGGTCCATATCGATAACCTGACCGCCGCATTTGAAGCCGTGCATTACTTGCAACAGCTCGGCCACCAGCGGATCGCCTGTATCGCCGGCCCCGAGCATATGCACCTGAGCCGATATCGGCTACAGGGTTATGTGCAGGCACTCCGCCGCAGCGGGATCACGATCGATAACCAATACATTTTCCAGGGCGACTTCACGTATGAAACCGGGGTCAACGGACTGATTGCATTAATGAAACATCCGCTGCCCCCCAGCGCGATTTTCTGCCATAGCGACATCATGGCCCTGGGCGTGCTATCGCAGGCGAAAAAGATGGGGCTGGATATACCGCGAGATATTTCCGTGATCGGTTTTGACGACATTGCTCAGGCGCGGTATTGCTGGCCGCCGCTAACAACGGTGGCACAGCCACGTTATCAGATCGGACGCGAGGCAATGCTGCTACTATTGGAGCAACTACACGGCAATACCGTACGCAGCGGCTCACGGCTGATGACCAGTGAGTTGGTAATACGAGAAAGCTCGGCAGCCCTGAATTATTCACGTAACAGGCTTTAA
- the ftsN gene encoding cell division protein FtsN, with protein sequence MAQRDYVSRGRSGTRRKKTTSRRKSNASGTSKIMVALAVAVLVTFAGGLYFIANNKPEETPVLPHQNAAGKGSGLPPKPEERWRYIKELENRQLGVTSPTEPSAGGEIQSPVQLTDEQRQLLEQMQSDMRRQPTPLTEVPYNDQTQVPRSQVTIKPPSPQTPADTTPPPAAKALVTPAPKQETDKQAPVKQPSEKEKTQRWIVQCGSFKTMEPAESVRAQLAFAGVESRISSNGGWNRIMLGPYNNRAAADKMLRRLKEIGTSNCIPLASGG encoded by the coding sequence GTGGCACAAAGAGACTATGTCAGCCGGGGCCGTTCAGGTACGCGCCGAAAAAAGACAACCAGCCGAAGAAAAAGCAACGCCTCAGGAACATCCAAAATCATGGTGGCTCTGGCTGTCGCCGTGTTGGTCACTTTTGCGGGGGGGTTGTACTTTATCGCCAATAATAAACCAGAAGAAACGCCGGTACTGCCGCATCAAAACGCGGCGGGTAAAGGCAGCGGGTTGCCGCCTAAGCCGGAGGAGCGTTGGCGTTATATTAAGGAGTTGGAGAACCGTCAGTTAGGCGTCACGTCGCCTACCGAACCCTCTGCCGGCGGAGAAATCCAGTCACCGGTGCAACTGACGGATGAACAGCGTCAGTTGCTGGAGCAAATGCAGTCGGATATGCGGCGCCAGCCAACGCCGCTCACGGAAGTGCCTTATAACGACCAGACTCAGGTTCCGCGCTCACAGGTGACAATCAAGCCGCCCTCGCCGCAAACGCCCGCAGACACTACACCGCCGCCCGCGGCGAAGGCCCTTGTTACCCCGGCGCCAAAACAGGAAACGGATAAACAAGCGCCGGTAAAACAGCCGTCGGAAAAAGAGAAAACGCAGCGTTGGATTGTTCAATGCGGTTCGTTCAAAACCATGGAGCCGGCCGAGTCGGTCAGAGCGCAACTGGCGTTTGCCGGTGTGGAAAGCCGTATTTCATCCAACGGTGGCTGGAATCGCATTATGCTGGGTCCTTATAACAACCGAGCCGCAGCTGACAAAATGTTGCGGCGTCTCAAAGAGATCGGTACTTCCAACTGTATCCCGCTCGCCAGTGGGGGTTGA
- the rraA gene encoding ribonuclease E activity regulator RraA, whose product MKYDTSELCDIYHEEVNVVEPLFSNFGGRTSFGGKITTVKCFEDNGLLYDLLEENGSGRVLLIDGGGSVRRALINAELARLATQNEWEGIVIYGAVRQVDDLAELDIGIQAMAAVPVGATSEGIGESDIRVNFGGVTFFSGDHLYADNTGIILAEDPLDIE is encoded by the coding sequence ATGAAATACGATACTTCCGAACTGTGCGATATTTACCACGAAGAGGTTAACGTTGTTGAGCCTTTGTTCTCCAATTTTGGCGGGCGTACTTCATTTGGTGGCAAAATCACCACGGTGAAATGTTTTGAGGATAACGGCCTGCTTTATGATCTATTGGAAGAAAACGGCAGCGGGCGCGTACTCCTGATTGATGGCGGTGGGTCGGTGCGCCGAGCCTTGATTAACGCAGAATTGGCCAGACTCGCTACCCAGAATGAATGGGAAGGGATTGTCATTTACGGCGCCGTGCGCCAGGTGGACGATCTGGCGGAATTGGACATTGGCATTCAGGCTATGGCGGCGGTTCCGGTTGGTGCAACCAGCGAAGGAATTGGGGAAAGTGATATTCGCGTGAATTTTGGCGGAGTGACATTTTTCTCCGGCGATCATCTCTACGCCGACAACACGGGGATTATTCTGGCGGAAGATCCGCTGGATATTGAATAA
- a CDS encoding MIP/aquaporin family protein gives MSQSERSTLKGQCIAEFLGTGLMIFFGLGCVAALKLAGASFGQWEISITWGLGVAMAIYLTAAISGAHLNPAVTIALWLFACFDGKKVALYIFAQVAGAFCAAALIYGLYYNLFVDFEQTHNMVRGSVESLNLASIFSTYPNPHISVVQAFLIEMVITAILMCLILALTDDGNGIPRGPLAPLLIGILIAVIGASMGPLTGFALNPARDFGPKLFSFLAGWGEIAFTGGRDIPYFLVPILGPLVGACLGAFGYRTLIGRHLPCDACETGSEVTARTETR, from the coding sequence ATGAGTCAATCAGAACGTTCAACCCTAAAAGGTCAGTGTATCGCCGAGTTTCTCGGCACCGGCCTGATGATTTTCTTCGGTTTAGGCTGTGTCGCCGCCTTAAAACTGGCCGGCGCCAGCTTCGGTCAATGGGAAATCAGCATCACCTGGGGTTTGGGGGTGGCGATGGCGATCTATCTGACGGCCGCCATTTCCGGTGCGCACCTGAATCCCGCAGTTACTATTGCTTTGTGGTTATTTGCTTGTTTCGACGGCAAGAAAGTCGCCCTTTATATTTTCGCTCAGGTAGCCGGCGCCTTCTGCGCCGCGGCATTGATCTACGGCCTGTATTACAATTTGTTCGTGGATTTTGAACAGACACACAATATGGTGCGCGGAAGCGTGGAAAGTCTGAATCTGGCCAGTATCTTCTCAACTTACCCTAACCCGCATATCTCAGTCGTGCAGGCATTTCTGATTGAAATGGTGATTACCGCGATCCTGATGTGTCTGATTCTGGCGCTGACTGACGATGGTAACGGTATTCCCCGCGGACCACTGGCACCGCTGCTAATCGGTATTTTGATCGCCGTCATCGGTGCCTCTATGGGGCCGCTCACTGGCTTTGCGCTGAACCCGGCGCGCGACTTTGGCCCGAAACTGTTCTCATTCCTGGCAGGCTGGGGAGAGATCGCCTTTACCGGCGGACGCGACATTCCGTACTTTCTGGTGCCGATATTGGGTCCGCTGGTCGGCGCCTGTCTGGGCGCATTCGGCTATCGCACATTGATTGGCCGCCATCTGCCGTGCGATGCGTGTGAAACCGGCAGCGAAGTAACGGCACGCACGGAAACCCGCTAA